The genomic segment CCGTCGGATGGCTGGTCTTCCCGCCGCTGGCGGCTCTCCTCGACGTCGGCGGACTGTGGGTGCTGTACCGCACGCCGCTGTTCGCGGGCATGGGGCACGAGCCGTGGCCGCACGCCCTGGTGCACGCTCACGTCCTCGCCGCCGGGCTGCTGTTCGCCTTCGCCGTCTGCCGGCTCGACCCCGTGCGGCGCCGCTGGGGCCTCGCGGTGCGCGGCGCGACGCTGCTGGCCGCGGGCGCCGCGCACGCCGTACTCGCCAAGACCCTGTACGCGACGGCGCCGCCCGGCACCTCCTTCGCCGCCGGTGATCTGCGCACCGGCTCCCAGCTCATGTACTACGGCGGCGACCTGGTCGAGGCCGCCCTCGCCGCCGTCGTGGCCGCCTCCTGGTACCGGGCCGCCGGAAGGGCTCAGCGGCGGCAGCGGCGCCGGGCCTCCGCTGACTGGGCGTACCGCGGTTGTGCACGCCCCGCGGACAGCGGAGTCTATGAAAGATGAACGGGGCTGGTGTGGCGCCATGACGGCAGGGAACCGTGAGCAGGCCGACTTCCGTGGTCCCCTCGACGTCACCAGGGCGGCCACGGCGGTCATCGACGCCCACGACACGGTCATCGGGTGGAGCCCCGCAGCCGAGCGGCTCCTCGGCTACACGCCGGGGGACATCGTCGGACGGCCGGTCGCCACGTTCCTGGCGCCGGGCGCGACGTCGTCCGGCCCGCCGCTCCGGTTCCAGGGGAACGAGATCCGCGTCGCCCGGCACCGTGACGGGCACGACGTGGTCGTCGCCACCGGGGTGTGCACCCTGCCGGGTGCGGGACCGGCGGTGCGCGTCCTCGTCGCGGCGGAGCTCACGGCCCTGCGCCAGTGGGAGGCCCGCCTCGCCCTGCTGCACGGGCTGGCCACCCAGTCTCCCGTCGGCCTCGGCATCTACGACACCGACCTGCGCCTGACCTGGTGCAACACGGCGTACGAACGGGAGATAGGGCGTCCGTTCGACGAGTTCCGCGGGCTGCGCGCCGACGAGCTGTACTCCGACGGGAAGTTCGTGACCAAGGGCCACCCGCCCACACTCGAAGCGGTCATGCGGCACGTGCTGGACACCGGCGAGCCCTTCCTGGACCTGCACTTCCAGGGCCGGCCGCCCAGCGAACCGGACACGGAGCACCTGTGGTCCTGCGCCTACTACCGGCTGCAGGACGCCGACGGGCGCGTGATCGGCGTGTGCGAGGACGCCTTCGACATCTCCGACCGCTACAAGGCCCAGCGGCGGCTCGCCCTGCTCGTCGAGGCGGGGCGCCAGGTGGGCGGCGCCCTCGACGTGCGGGTCACCGCCGAGAAGATCACCGAGGTGGCGGTGCCCGAGTTCGCCGCC from the Streptomyces venezuelae genome contains:
- a CDS encoding cytochrome c oxidase assembly protein, giving the protein MTVAHGRHGAAMGAGAGELIAVVGAVLVAGGYLLAARRLRRRGDAWSPWRDVSFGAGAAGVVWAAMGPLPGGPFTAHMGRHLLVGMAAPLLLVLARPLTLALRGPAPGAARRGLLAMAHSRPVGWLVFPPLAALLDVGGLWVLYRTPLFAGMGHEPWPHALVHAHVLAAGLLFAFAVCRLDPVRRRWGLAVRGATLLAAGAAHAVLAKTLYATAPPGTSFAAGDLRTGSQLMYYGGDLVEAALAAVVAASWYRAAGRAQRRQRRRASADWAYRGCARPADSGVYER